The following are encoded in a window of Penaeus vannamei isolate JL-2024 chromosome 17, ASM4276789v1, whole genome shotgun sequence genomic DNA:
- the LOC113811501 gene encoding uncharacterized protein, translating to MVIHMTFYCDPPWWGLPPPTPRQGNKTSTTYSRQDRVLHNSRRSRSGGRIYLVALDIVPKFAANKGFSRNKTYIFVLYRVSVPLEGDMKRQWEIEDAFAEEKGWSVSDQKAVDTWNSTLQVIEGHYALSIPFKVWYLPHHPVLNPKKPEKCRIIFDCAAKYGGSSLNDHVHQGPDLTNGLVGVLLRFRQGVVGFMANIEFMFHQVRVTPEDRDSLRFLWFENNNTSQPLQTLQMTAHIFGRVWSPSCANYALQKVVEEYRNMYSEEVLNTVLRNFYVDDSLKSANSVESAIVLAKQVKKLLNRRGFHLTKYISSSPELLKHIPKEDRGKSLISLQLNLEDQSKERALGMLWHVNTDYLGFDVQVMHDRTKTKRNVLSTRSTVFDPLGYVSPFILQARRIFQQLRRLQKGWDEPLPIKLEEQWGRWLADLPEIKRFNVPRCFNPTALTIKKAQNFIIFQMLLNMGFTIPRLELAGPLEAVRLDKILTKELEIPLEISVYWVDSQIVLWYLNSSDKRFQTYVANRCEEHNWPVQPLFRCSELEEFLELKASPVVCSIKSKADHTCKLLNYYSSWFKMMKAVAWYIRLKHFLKRKSSFGPITVKEFKELSHTGHAGVERVLAEIRRKFWILKGRKFVKSVVYSCVTCKKMFGKTVYQQMANLPRFRVIAYEPPFSRVGVDYFGPFLVKKGHSKMKRYGCIFMCFATRARHIEVAFSFDTDSFIHALERFMARRGEPKEIWSDNSKNFVGAHQELKRGIQEWNQDQIHAHLLKKEIDWKFNPPAASHMGGVWERQIRTIRRVLSSMITQQVLDDEAIITLMTVVEGIINNRPITKLSEDPRDARPLTLDHIMMLRSGPLLPPGQFVEKDQYRRRWKQVQYLADIFWRRWIKEYLSGFQERQKWMKPQRNLENGDLVLIKQDCVPRNQ from the exons GTAAGTGTACCATTAGAAGGTGATATGAAGAGACAATGGGAGATAGAAGATGCCTTTGCTGAAGAGAAGGGCTGGTCAGTTAGTGACCAGAAAGCAGTTGACACATGGAACAGTACACTCCAGGTGATAGAGGGACATTATGCATTGAGTATACCATTCAAG GTGTGGTATCTGCCGCACCACCCTGTGTTGAATCCAAAGAAACCAGAAAAGTGTCGCATTATTTTTGACTGTGCTGCCAAGTATGGTGGCTCTTCACTCAATGATCATGTGCATCAGGGACCAGATTTGACCAATGGACTTGTTGGTGTTCTGTTGAGATTCCGACAAGGAGTAGTGGGATTTATGGCCAATATAGAGTTCATGTTTCATCAAGTGCGTGTTACCCCTGAAGACAGAGACTCACTTCGCTTTCTGTGGTTTGAGAACAACAACACATCACAACCCCTACAGACCTTACAAATGACAGCTCATATCTTTGGAAGAGTATGGAGCCCGAGCTGTGCAAATTATGCCCTTCAAAAAGTAGTTGAGGAGTATCGCAACATGTATTCAGAAGAAGTACTGAACACAGTTCTTCGCAACTTTTATGTGGACGACAGTCTGAAGTCTGCAAATAGTGTTGAGTCTGCTATAGTTTTGGCAAAGCAAGTTAAAAAGCTTCTGAATAGAAGGGGATTTCATCTTACAAAATATATTTCTTCATCACCAGAACTGCTGAAGCATATACCAAAGGAGGACCGAGGAAAATCTTTGATATCTCTGCAGTTGAATTTGGAGGATCAATCCAAGGAGAGAGCTCTAGGTATGTTATGGCATGTGAATACTGATTACTTAGGATTTGATGTACAAGTGATGCATGACAGAACCAAAACCAAAAGGAATGTGCTCAGTACACGTAGCACTGTGTTTGACCCTCTAGGATATGTCAGTCCATTCATATTACAGGCTAGGAGAATATTTCAGCAATTGCGCAGACTACAAAAAGGCTGGGATGAACCACTTCCCATAAAACTGGAGGAACAATGGGGACGTTGGTTAGCTGATTTGCCAGAAATTAAAAGGTTTAATGTTCCCAGATGTTTTAATCCAACAGCTTTAACTATAAAAAAGGCTCAAAACTTCATCATTTTTCAGATGCTTCTGAATATGG GTTTTACAATCCCAAGACTAGAACTAGCTGGACCTCTAGAAGCTGTAAGGCTTGATAAAATTCTGACTAAAGAATTGGAGATACCTCTAGAAATATCAGTATACTGGGTGGATAGTCAAATAGTACTATGGTACTTGAACAGCTCAGATAAACGTTTCCAAACATATGTAGCCAACAGA TGTGAAGAACATAACTGGCCTGTGCAACCACTGTTTAGATGTTCAGAATTGGAAGAATTCTTAGAACTGAAGGCAAGTCCAGTGGTTTGCAGTATAAAAAGTAAGGCTGATCATACTTGTAAGTTACTAAACTACTACTCATCGTGGTTTAAAATGATGAAAGCTGTGGCGTGGTACATTAGACTTAAACATTTCTTAAAAAGGAAATCAAGTTTTGGACCTATAACAGTAAAAGAGTtcaaggaa CTGTCACATACTGGACATGCTGGAGTGGAACGTGTATTAGCTGAAATCAGGAGAAAGTTCTGGATTTTAAAAGGAAGAAAGTTTGTGAAAAGTGTAGTGTATTCCTGTGTGACTTGCAAAAAGATGTTTGGTAAGACAGTATACCAGCAAATGGCAAACCTTCCTAGATTTCGTGTTATAGCTTATGAACCACCATTCAGTAGAGTAGGAGTAGACTATTTTGGGCCATTCTTAGTAAAGAAAGGGCATTCCAAGATGAAGAGGTATggttgtatatttatgtgttttgcCACACGTGCCAGACACATTGAAGTAGCATTTTCATTTGACACAGATAGTTTTATTCATGCATTAGAAAGATTTATGGCAAGGAGAGGAGAACCTAAAGAAATCTGGTCAGATAATAGCAAAAACTTTGTTGGAGCACATCAAGAATTGAAGAGAGGTATCCAGGAATGGAATCAAGACCAGATTCATGCTCATTtattgaagaaagaaatagactggAAGTTCAATCCACCAGCTGCATCACACATGGGTGGAGTGTGGGAACGACAAATACGGACCATTCGAAGAGTGCTATCAAGTATGATCACACAGCAGGTGTTAGATGATGAAGccataataacgttaatgactgTAGTGGAAGGTATCATAAACAACCGACCCATTACAAAGCTGTCCGAGGACCCAAGAGATGCTAGACCTCTAACACTGGACCACATAATGATGCTGCGTTCAGGACCTTTGTTACCACCTGGACAGTTTGTTGAAAAGGATCAATATAGAAGACGCTGGAAGCAAGTCCAGTACCTGGCTGATATATTTTGGCGTCGATGGATTAAAGAATATCTTTCTGGATTTCAAGAACGCCAAAAATGGATGAAACCTCAGAGAAATTTAGAAAATGGAGATCTAGTTCTTATCAAACAAGATTGTGTTCCTCGTAATCAGTGA